The Sardina pilchardus chromosome 19, fSarPil1.1, whole genome shotgun sequence genome window below encodes:
- the cnn3a gene encoding calponin-3a, translating into MTQFNKGPAYGLSAEVKSKIAQKYDMQKEEELRFWIEEVTGMPIGDNFQKGLKDGVILCELINKLQPGSIKKINHSQLNWHKLENLGNFIKAILTYGLKPNDIFEANDLFENGNMTQVQTTLLALASMGKTKGMDSKIDIGVKYADKQARHFDDEKMKAGQCVIGLQMGTNKCASQAGMTAYGTRRHLYDPKTQTDKPYDQTTISLQMGTNKGASQAGMSAPGTRRDIFDQKVAQQPVDSSTISLQMGTNKVASQKGMSVYGLGRQVYDPKYCAPPTEPVIHANGSQGTGTNGSEISDSDYQAEYQEEEYQGSYHDEYSGHYTDQGIDY; encoded by the exons aTTGCTCAGAAGTATGACATGCAAAAAGAGGAGGAGCTGCGCTTCTGGATTGAGGAGGTTACGGGCATGCCCATCGGAGACAACTTCCAGAAGGGCCTGAAGGATGGGGTCATcttgtgcga ACTGATCAACAAACTACAGCCTGGTTCAATAAAGAAAATCAACCATTCACAGCTGAACTGGCACAAG CTGGAGAACCTTGGGAATTTCATCAAAGCCATATTAACTTATGGCTTGAAGCCCAATGATATCTTTGAAGCCAATGACCTCTTTGAAAATGGGAATATGACTCAAGTCCAGACCACACTGCTCGCTCTGGCCAGCATG GGAAAGACCAAAGGCATGGACTCAAAGATTGACATCGGGGTGAAATACGCAGACAAACAAGCACGGCATTTTGACGATGAGAAGATGAAGGCTGGCCAATGTGTAATCGGACTACAG ATGGGAACCAATAAGTGTGCGAGCCAGGCCGGCATGACTGCTTACGGGACAAGGAGACATCTGTACGATCCAAAGACACAGACGGACAAGCCTTACGACCAGACCACCATCAGTCTACAGATGGGCACCAACAAAGGAGCAAGTCAG gCTGGCATGTCTGCCCCAGGCACCAGGAGGGACATCTTTGACCAGAAGGTGGCACAGCAGCCGGTCGACTCCTCCACCATCTCCCTGCAGATGGGCACCAACAAGGTGGCATCCCAGAAGGGCATGAGTGTCTACGGGCTGGGCCGCCAGGTCTACGACCCCAAGTACTGCGCCCCTCCCACGGAGCCCGTTATCCACGCCAACGGCAGCCAGGGCACGGGCACCAATGGCTCGGAGATCAGCGACAGTGACTATCAGGCCGAGTACCAGGAGGAGGAGTACCAGGGCAGTTACCATGACGAGTACAGCGGACACTACACCGACCAAGGCATCGACTATTAG